The Thermanaerovibrio acidaminovorans DSM 6589 genome contains a region encoding:
- a CDS encoding ParB/RepB/Spo0J family partition protein, giving the protein MDKMWDVLRFLRTPQKEEGEGAEEAASPSPEELKLKIDSKLEEALKATEAMVDLVSEEAPGQSATAVSHDEEGVLLPPPDEAAPFPLPPVNVPSEGLNMVSVDLISPNPYQPRQMMDEEEIKELAESIRQVGVLQPILIRPVGDRYELVAGERRLRAAKEAGLATVPALIVDVDPQAQQLLALVENLQRKNLSAVEEARCLQDLLERTGLSQAELAKRLGRSQAAVANKIRLLRLDPEVQELVVSGRLGERHARSLLAVPPERQRELAYRVIDEDLNVRDLERIVSIESGGEKPQRKRASSRSEDESRPVTGPAGELLRELGALVNKHRNKGLAAQWQVKEMAQSVLVVEIVVDMKETIG; this is encoded by the coding sequence GTGGACAAGATGTGGGATGTTTTGCGTTTCCTTAGGACCCCTCAGAAGGAGGAGGGGGAGGGGGCGGAGGAGGCGGCCTCACCCTCTCCGGAGGAGCTGAAGCTCAAGATCGACTCCAAGCTGGAGGAGGCGCTGAAGGCCACGGAGGCCATGGTGGACCTGGTGTCCGAGGAGGCCCCTGGGCAGTCCGCCACCGCGGTTAGTCATGACGAGGAGGGGGTGTTGCTGCCCCCGCCGGACGAGGCGGCCCCGTTCCCGCTTCCGCCGGTTAACGTTCCCTCCGAGGGGCTCAACATGGTGTCGGTGGATCTGATAAGTCCTAATCCCTACCAGCCCCGGCAGATGATGGACGAGGAGGAGATAAAGGAACTGGCGGAGTCCATCCGGCAGGTTGGAGTCCTCCAGCCCATCCTCATCCGTCCGGTGGGGGACCGGTACGAGCTGGTGGCGGGGGAGCGCAGGCTACGGGCCGCCAAGGAGGCGGGGCTCGCCACCGTTCCGGCCCTGATAGTCGACGTGGACCCCCAGGCCCAGCAGCTCCTGGCCCTGGTGGAGAACCTGCAGAGAAAGAACCTGTCCGCGGTGGAGGAGGCCCGGTGCCTTCAGGACCTGTTGGAGCGCACCGGTCTGAGCCAGGCGGAGCTGGCCAAGCGCCTGGGCCGCTCCCAGGCGGCGGTGGCTAACAAGATAAGGCTTTTGAGGCTCGATCCGGAGGTTCAGGAGCTGGTGGTCTCCGGCAGGCTCGGGGAGAGGCACGCCCGGTCCCTGCTGGCGGTCCCCCCGGAGAGGCAGCGGGAGCTGGCCTATCGGGTCATCGACGAGGACCTGAACGTGAGGGACCTGGAGAGGATCGTTTCAATCGAGTCCGGTGGGGAGAAGCCCCAGAGGAAGAGGGCCTCCTCCAGGTCCGAGGACGAGTCCCGGCCGGTCACCGGGCCCGCAGGGGAACTCCTCAGGGAGCTTGGGGCGTTGGTCAACAAGCACAGGAACAAGGGGCTTGCGGCCCAGTGGCAGGTGAAGGAGATGGCCCAGAGCGTCCTGGTGGTGGAGATAGTGGTTGACATGAAGGAGACCATAGGGTGA
- a CDS encoding O-antigen ligase family protein — MSRKVIPPGALWYRSLVPDWAYLVLGGVALGLPNLVFSGFLFYDPLHLLKWMVTMVPVALLSVWCGLSIARRRWEDTGFRVDPLGALLLCLILWASLQPLLGGIKSMPTFVREWFAFSGLVAFYLVTYNVFRGEGQLRAFIWLGVVNGAINVLFAEVQTRMSVIPVPFILNAPGNYVGNTAQQEMFGLWTAMACLGGAYLHMSYSLEGRRGAARWLNLCLMGVNGWGLWNSTARGGIVSLMVGLFAMGIVSWRGLERGSLRRLGEAVVVLVVVLFLTFGAGKLGLSRAETLVVKASDVIENPGDLAGRIGIWRSSWEVFKFSPVRGVGLGQFKYHYLAGQRVMFDKYPDGKWQYTLWAHNEYLQWMGEFGLVGAALLAMAMGLWLWGFVRALMRGEELPRYVAWAAGMAFLVAFNALFSRPFHRVENVIWLAFALGASSRHLLPREVRFNRVNNPWLTRLFGGVWALLALLGLAYLVDGYIGDRNLLTASRVKDPEMKMVYINRSHGHLMTREEAEEQRGYYFLALGEYMRDPVLYRKGADILYGAFNARTDTKKLFDLIKAYGILRDKERVLELVHYLKPGTYKVHL; from the coding sequence ATGAGCCGTAAGGTTATTCCCCCCGGTGCGTTGTGGTATCGGAGCCTCGTACCCGATTGGGCCTATCTGGTCCTGGGTGGGGTGGCCCTGGGGCTTCCCAACCTGGTCTTCTCCGGCTTCCTCTTCTACGATCCGCTGCACCTCCTGAAGTGGATGGTCACCATGGTCCCGGTGGCGCTGCTGTCCGTCTGGTGCGGCCTGTCCATCGCCCGGCGCAGGTGGGAGGATACGGGTTTCCGGGTGGATCCCCTGGGGGCCCTGTTGCTCTGCCTGATCCTGTGGGCGTCCCTTCAGCCCCTTTTGGGCGGGATCAAGTCCATGCCCACCTTCGTGAGGGAGTGGTTCGCCTTCTCGGGCCTGGTGGCCTTCTACCTGGTGACGTACAACGTCTTCCGGGGGGAGGGGCAGCTTCGGGCCTTCATCTGGCTCGGGGTGGTGAACGGGGCGATAAACGTTCTGTTCGCCGAGGTCCAGACCCGGATGTCCGTGATCCCCGTGCCGTTCATATTGAACGCCCCGGGTAACTACGTGGGTAACACCGCCCAGCAGGAGATGTTCGGCCTTTGGACCGCCATGGCGTGTCTTGGGGGGGCCTATCTGCACATGAGCTACTCCCTGGAGGGACGACGGGGGGCCGCCAGGTGGTTGAACTTGTGTCTGATGGGGGTCAACGGATGGGGCCTTTGGAACTCCACCGCCCGGGGGGGGATAGTCTCCCTTATGGTGGGACTTTTCGCCATGGGGATTGTGTCCTGGCGGGGCCTTGAGAGGGGCAGCCTCCGGCGGCTGGGGGAGGCGGTAGTGGTGTTGGTGGTGGTGCTCTTCCTGACCTTCGGGGCCGGGAAGCTTGGCCTCAGCAGGGCGGAGACGTTGGTGGTCAAGGCCAGCGACGTGATTGAGAACCCGGGGGATCTGGCGGGGCGGATCGGCATATGGAGGAGCAGCTGGGAGGTGTTCAAGTTCTCCCCCGTGAGGGGGGTGGGTCTTGGGCAGTTCAAGTACCACTACCTGGCGGGTCAGCGGGTCATGTTCGACAAGTACCCGGACGGCAAGTGGCAGTACACACTCTGGGCCCACAACGAATATCTCCAGTGGATGGGTGAGTTCGGCCTGGTGGGGGCGGCGCTGCTGGCCATGGCCATGGGGCTTTGGCTATGGGGGTTCGTCAGGGCCTTGATGAGGGGAGAGGAGCTCCCCCGTTACGTGGCTTGGGCGGCGGGGATGGCCTTCCTGGTTGCCTTCAACGCCCTCTTCAGCCGGCCCTTCCACCGGGTGGAGAACGTGATCTGGCTCGCCTTCGCCCTGGGGGCGTCGTCCCGTCACCTGTTGCCCCGGGAGGTTCGGTTCAACCGGGTTAACAATCCCTGGCTAACCCGGCTGTTCGGCGGGGTTTGGGCCCTTCTGGCCCTCCTGGGCCTCGCCTACCTGGTGGACGGATACATCGGGGACCGGAACCTGCTGACCGCCTCCCGGGTTAAGGATCCGGAGATGAAGATGGTGTACATAAACAGGTCCCACGGGCACCTGATGACCCGGGAGGAGGCGGAGGAGCAGCGGGGCTACTACTTCCTGGCCCTTGGGGAGTACATGAGGGATCCGGTGCTGTATCGCAAGGGGGCGGACATCCTCTACGGGGCCTTCAACGCCAGGACGGACACCAAGAAGCTCTTCGATCTGATAAAGGCCTACGGCATCCTCCGGGACAAGGAGAGGGTCCTGGAGCTGGTCCACTACCTGAAGCCCGGCACGTACAAGGTTCATCTCTAG
- a CDS encoding ComF family protein, which translates to MTRDGGAFGPLFALLEGMGRGVFHVFLPVSCPVCGALGYELCPGCAVGLLANGGSVLLDLGGSWLPVHHGGLHRGTLRDVIHRLKYKGLSSLGVPLGEALGEVFGPMGRGLVPVPLHVGSRRGYNQSELIARGISSVWGVPVADYLRWRVRVGNQVSSGDRVLPRGAMEWTGPPMDGLVLVDDVLTSGATLRAAVEALKAGSCGTEGALVLSLAKSFGGSGV; encoded by the coding sequence ATGACGAGAGATGGGGGGGCCTTCGGGCCCCTCTTTGCTTTACTTGAGGGCATGGGGCGGGGGGTGTTTCACGTCTTCCTCCCGGTGAGCTGTCCCGTGTGCGGCGCCCTTGGGTATGAGCTCTGTCCGGGTTGTGCCGTGGGTCTTCTTGCCAACGGAGGTAGCGTCCTGTTGGATTTGGGTGGATCTTGGCTCCCGGTCCACCATGGGGGACTTCATCGGGGTACGCTGAGGGATGTGATCCACCGGCTAAAGTACAAGGGACTGTCCTCCTTGGGGGTGCCTTTGGGGGAGGCCCTTGGGGAAGTGTTCGGCCCCATGGGTCGGGGGCTTGTGCCTGTGCCACTTCACGTTGGCAGTCGTAGGGGTTATAACCAGTCGGAGTTGATAGCTCGGGGGATCTCGTCCGTTTGGGGTGTCCCGGTGGCGGATTATCTACGCTGGAGGGTGCGGGTTGGGAACCAGGTTTCCTCCGGTGACCGGGTGCTTCCCCGGGGAGCCATGGAGTGGACCGGTCCTCCTATGGATGGACTGGTGTTGGTGGATGACGTGTTGACCTCTGGCGCCACCTTGCGGGCCGCGGTGGAGGCCCTCAAGGCTGGTTCCTGCGGTACGGAGGGAGCTTTGGTTTTAAGCTTGGCCAAGTCCTTCGGGGGGAGTGGTGTTTGA
- the rplI gene encoding 50S ribosomal protein L9, with protein sequence MKVILKEDVSKLGRKGDLVEVSDGYCRNFLFPRGLAEEATPGKLKELEERRRSKAAKDAKLMAQAKEQAAHLGGKRVVIKASAGESGKLFGAVTAQQVAEAIEAQHGVKVDKREIKLDQIKQLGEYRFKVRLYPGVEAEMSLSVEA encoded by the coding sequence ATGAAAGTTATTCTCAAGGAGGACGTTAGCAAGCTGGGGCGCAAGGGGGATCTGGTGGAGGTTTCCGACGGTTACTGCAGGAACTTCCTCTTCCCCAGGGGTTTGGCGGAGGAGGCCACCCCTGGGAAGCTGAAGGAGCTGGAGGAGCGCAGGCGGAGCAAGGCCGCCAAGGACGCGAAGCTGATGGCTCAGGCCAAGGAGCAGGCGGCCCATCTGGGGGGCAAGCGGGTGGTGATCAAGGCCTCAGCTGGCGAGTCGGGTAAGCTTTTCGGGGCGGTGACCGCCCAGCAGGTGGCGGAGGCCATAGAGGCCCAGCACGGGGTGAAGGTGGACAAGCGGGAGATAAAGCTGGATCAGATAAAGCAGCTTGGGGAGTACCGCTTCAAGGTTCGCCTGTACCCCGGGGTGGAGGCGGAGATGTCCCTTTCGGTGGAGGCGTAG
- a CDS encoding DUF3084 domain-containing protein, whose amino-acid sequence MSLLKEIADLNWQLIASLVLISAVVAYVGDVLGMKVGKRRVSLFGLRPRHTSSIITAVTGVTIALSTLVVLSFASSTVRSALLGMKIISRQMQELNVRLEESRRELRDSQGKLLESHEAMRAMEERLKAVEGRLSSASGELNRVRGRYEALSAKTSELEAKRSDLERQLVELTLQRKALEAEVAELKSKRDKLERELSQMRSGRIQVLAGELIYQLPYVGDRDPQEAIKVLLERGRANLAFRFGTRPEEVALVADQGDVSSAVDRLSRARGRKVLRLTASANAVTGQAVPCRIKVYDSVLVVRDREVLAAARFDGALSPVDAESALYAMLREVNQRVVRRGLLTDPLSGAVGGLSAAEFFDAVERMSNASGAFRVLVEAKGDTYTEGPLAVTVRVSDL is encoded by the coding sequence GTGTCCCTTTTGAAGGAGATTGCGGATCTGAACTGGCAGCTTATAGCGTCCCTGGTGCTCATAAGCGCCGTGGTGGCCTACGTGGGGGACGTGTTGGGCATGAAGGTGGGTAAGCGTCGGGTATCCCTGTTCGGTCTGAGACCCCGGCACACGTCGTCGATCATAACCGCCGTAACGGGGGTGACGATAGCCCTGAGCACCTTGGTGGTTCTGTCCTTCGCCTCCTCCACGGTCAGGAGCGCCCTTCTGGGAATGAAGATAATCAGCCGGCAGATGCAGGAGCTCAACGTCAGGCTTGAGGAGAGCCGGAGGGAGCTTAGGGACTCCCAGGGGAAGCTTTTGGAGAGCCATGAGGCAATGAGGGCCATGGAGGAGCGGCTTAAGGCGGTGGAGGGGCGGCTCTCCTCCGCCTCAGGGGAGCTGAACCGGGTTCGGGGGAGGTACGAGGCCCTCTCGGCCAAGACGTCGGAGCTGGAGGCCAAGCGGTCCGATCTGGAGAGGCAGCTGGTGGAGCTGACCCTTCAGAGGAAGGCCCTAGAGGCGGAGGTGGCGGAGCTCAAGTCCAAACGGGACAAGCTGGAGCGGGAGCTGAGCCAGATGCGATCCGGCCGGATCCAGGTGCTGGCGGGGGAGCTCATATATCAACTGCCCTATGTGGGGGACCGGGATCCCCAGGAGGCCATCAAGGTGTTGTTGGAGAGGGGCAGGGCCAACCTGGCCTTCAGGTTTGGCACCAGGCCCGAGGAGGTGGCCCTGGTGGCGGACCAGGGGGATGTGTCCAGCGCGGTGGATCGGCTCTCCCGGGCCAGGGGTAGGAAGGTCCTTAGACTCACCGCCTCGGCCAACGCGGTGACGGGGCAGGCGGTGCCATGCCGGATAAAGGTCTACGACAGCGTTTTGGTGGTGAGAGACCGGGAGGTGCTGGCCGCCGCCAGGTTCGACGGGGCCTTGAGCCCTGTGGATGCGGAGTCCGCTCTCTACGCCATGCTCCGGGAGGTCAATCAGCGGGTGGTCCGTCGGGGCCTTCTCACGGACCCCTTGAGCGGTGCCGTTGGGGGACTTTCGGCGGCGGAGTTCTTCGACGCGGTGGAGCGGATGTCCAACGCCTCGGGGGCTTTCCGGGTGTTGGTGGAGGCCAAGGGGGACACCTACACCGAGGGTCCGTTGGCGGTGACGGTCAGGGTGTCGGATCTGTAG
- the flgN gene encoding flagellar export chaperone FlgN, with amino-acid sequence MSVPELIKTLEMQDEVLGQLGDLLVKQREALKDGRLQVLQDLFKEMQFVSVKAQALETKRSRLSSALAAQMGCEPVLSQLSDVVGGEEGERLRAAGDAVLKRVGFLRSEMRLMELLMDEAKVLNEMLINEWRRMRDPMENAGGFSARI; translated from the coding sequence GTGAGCGTCCCGGAGCTTATCAAGACCCTTGAGATGCAGGACGAGGTCCTGGGTCAGCTGGGGGATCTTCTGGTGAAGCAGCGGGAGGCGCTCAAGGATGGGCGCCTTCAAGTTTTGCAGGACCTGTTCAAGGAGATGCAGTTTGTATCCGTTAAGGCTCAGGCCCTGGAGACAAAGCGTTCCAGGTTGTCGTCCGCCTTGGCGGCCCAGATGGGTTGCGAGCCGGTGCTGTCGCAGCTCTCCGACGTGGTTGGCGGTGAGGAGGGTGAGCGGCTTAGGGCGGCGGGGGATGCGGTTCTCAAGCGGGTAGGTTTTTTGAGGTCCGAGATGAGGCTGATGGAGCTTCTTATGGACGAGGCCAAGGTGTTGAACGAGATGCTAATAAACGAGTGGCGCCGAATGAGGGATCCCATGGAGAACGCCGGGGGGTTCAGCGCCAGGATCTAG
- a CDS encoding GNAT family N-acetyltransferase, with amino-acid sequence MSILGEYVTYDSKESVRPEELQDLYRFTHWGRSRTLEQIALMLKGTSMCFSVRHGGRLVAFCRLITDFVFRGTIWDILVHPDHQGKGVGSALLDYVLDHPVVRPIPLIITYTSDLSSFLIRKGFEPREGALVLLKRPIEYT; translated from the coding sequence TTGTCTATCCTGGGGGAATACGTAACCTACGACAGCAAGGAGTCGGTCCGTCCCGAGGAGTTGCAGGACCTATACCGGTTCACCCACTGGGGGCGTAGCAGGACCCTTGAGCAGATAGCCCTGATGCTCAAGGGCACCAGTATGTGCTTCTCCGTGAGGCACGGGGGCAGGTTGGTGGCCTTCTGCCGGTTGATAACCGACTTCGTGTTTCGGGGGACCATATGGGACATCCTGGTACATCCGGATCATCAAGGTAAGGGGGTGGGGAGCGCCCTTCTGGACTATGTGCTGGATCATCCGGTGGTGAGGCCCATCCCGCTGATCATAACCTACACCAGCGATCTGTCCTCGTTCCTTATCCGCAAGGGTTTCGAGCCCCGGGAGGGGGCCCTGGTGCTTTTGAAGAGGCCAATAGAGTATACGTAG
- the dnaB gene encoding replicative DNA helicase, which yields MSEVTFDRVPPHNLEAERSALGACLLDREAMLAVTELLSPLDFYDQRHRLIFELIQDMARKDKVVDALTFLDEAQNKGMLERMGGSAFVAALADSVTTTANAEYHARIVKDKAIHRRLIQVGGDIARLGYQEDRPKEEILDEAERMVFEIGTGASGAQVRPIKRVMGETFRQIEERFASGSIVTGVPTGFDDFDRLTGGLQPGSLNILAARPSMGKTAFALNIAQNAAVRGRTPVLIFSLEMGAEQLAQRLLGAEAGVNIHDLRTGRFPESCWDKLARAAGTLSEAPLFIDDSSMLSTLEMRARCRRFLAHHGSLGLVVVDYLQLMSLPGRVDSKQQEVAEISRALKGVAREFNVPVLALSQLSRAVELRNDKRPQLSDLRDSGAIEQDADLVILLYRPGYYERDQADTNIQAEAIVAKHRNGPTGKVDLVFLKEFAKFEGLERRYG from the coding sequence TTGTCGGAGGTGACCTTCGACCGGGTTCCGCCCCACAACCTGGAGGCGGAGCGATCCGCCTTGGGGGCGTGTCTTCTGGACCGGGAGGCCATGTTGGCGGTGACGGAGCTGCTGTCCCCCCTGGACTTCTACGATCAGCGGCATCGGCTTATCTTCGAGCTCATCCAGGACATGGCCCGGAAGGACAAGGTGGTGGACGCGCTCACCTTCCTGGATGAGGCCCAGAACAAGGGCATGTTGGAGCGGATGGGGGGTAGCGCCTTCGTGGCCGCCCTGGCGGACTCGGTGACCACCACCGCCAACGCGGAGTATCATGCCCGGATAGTCAAGGACAAGGCGATCCATCGGCGGCTGATCCAGGTGGGGGGTGACATAGCCCGCTTGGGGTATCAGGAGGACCGGCCGAAGGAGGAGATCCTGGACGAGGCGGAGCGGATGGTCTTTGAGATAGGCACCGGGGCCTCGGGGGCCCAGGTCAGGCCCATCAAGAGGGTCATGGGTGAGACGTTCCGTCAGATAGAGGAGCGGTTCGCCTCAGGTAGCATCGTCACCGGGGTTCCCACGGGTTTCGACGATTTCGACCGGCTCACCGGGGGTCTTCAGCCCGGTAGCTTGAACATCTTGGCCGCCAGGCCTTCCATGGGTAAGACCGCCTTCGCGCTTAACATAGCCCAGAACGCGGCGGTGAGGGGCAGGACTCCGGTGCTGATCTTCAGCCTCGAGATGGGGGCGGAGCAGCTGGCCCAGCGGCTTCTGGGGGCCGAGGCGGGGGTGAACATCCACGACCTGAGGACCGGCAGGTTCCCCGAGAGCTGTTGGGACAAGCTGGCCCGGGCGGCGGGAACCTTGAGCGAGGCGCCGCTTTTCATAGACGACAGCTCCATGCTGTCCACCCTGGAGATGAGGGCCCGCTGCAGGCGTTTCCTGGCTCATCACGGCAGCCTGGGGCTGGTGGTGGTAGACTATCTTCAGCTGATGAGCCTGCCCGGAAGGGTGGACAGCAAGCAGCAGGAGGTGGCGGAGATCTCCCGGGCCCTCAAGGGGGTGGCCAGGGAGTTCAACGTTCCGGTCTTGGCCCTGTCGCAGCTGTCCCGGGCGGTGGAGCTGAGGAACGACAAGCGGCCCCAGCTGTCGGACCTGAGGGACAGCGGGGCCATAGAGCAGGATGCGGATCTGGTGATCCTGCTCTACCGGCCCGGTTACTACGAGAGGGACCAGGCGGACACCAACATCCAGGCGGAGGCCATAGTGGCCAAGCACAGGAACGGTCCCACCGGGAAGGTGGACCTGGTGTTCCTCAAGGAGTTCGCCAAGTTCGAGGGTCTGGAACGGCGGTACGGTTAG
- the flgM gene encoding flagellar biosynthesis anti-sigma factor FlgM, translating to MIDRIDRIYGGNPMERKGRGGRVRPSGGGGDQLEVSPFARELSDALKEMQKLPDVRSDKVEEIRSRIEAGTYRPDLDLVAERLVRAGIRKGV from the coding sequence ATGATAGACAGGATAGACAGGATTTACGGGGGCAATCCAATGGAGCGCAAGGGTCGAGGTGGCCGGGTTAGGCCCTCCGGGGGAGGCGGGGATCAGCTTGAGGTGAGCCCCTTCGCCCGGGAGCTTTCCGATGCGCTCAAGGAGATGCAAAAGTTGCCGGACGTGAGGTCCGATAAGGTAGAGGAGATACGTTCCAGGATAGAGGCTGGGACGTACCGGCCGGATCTGGACCTTGTGGCGGAGAGGCTGGTTCGGGCGGGGATAAGGAAGGGTGTGTAG
- the metK gene encoding methionine adenosyltransferase, with protein MSKERFLFTSESVTEGHPDKLADQISDGILDAILEKDPMGRVACETLVTTGLVVVAGEISTSCYVDIPRLARDIVKEIGYTRAKYGFDGDTCAVVSSIDDQSPDIAQGVDRALEVRETHMTDSQIDAIGAGDQGMMFGYACDDTEELMPAPISLAHKLARRLSMVRKQRILPYLRPDGKTQVTLEYVDGRPVRVDTIVVSTQHHPAVDASQIEADIVEHVIYPVIPAHLMERRPRILVNPTGRFVLGGPMADTGLTGRKIIVDTYGGMVPHGGGAFSGKDPTKVDRSAAYMARYAAKNVVAAGLAKSCQIQVAYAIGVAHPVSIMVDTFGTGVISDEALMSLIREHFDFRPGAIIRDLDLRKPQYRRLAAYGHMGRTDLDPLPAWERTDKAEALRKAAERMA; from the coding sequence ATGAGCAAAGAGAGGTTCCTTTTCACGTCCGAGTCGGTGACGGAGGGACACCCCGACAAACTCGCAGACCAGATCTCCGATGGCATACTGGACGCCATACTGGAGAAGGACCCCATGGGCCGGGTGGCCTGCGAGACCTTGGTGACCACCGGCCTTGTGGTGGTGGCGGGGGAGATAAGCACCAGCTGTTACGTGGACATCCCCAGGCTTGCCAGGGACATAGTGAAAGAGATAGGTTACACCCGGGCCAAGTATGGTTTTGACGGGGACACCTGTGCGGTGGTGTCCTCCATAGACGATCAGTCCCCGGACATAGCCCAGGGGGTGGACCGGGCCCTGGAGGTTAGGGAGACCCACATGACCGACAGCCAGATAGACGCCATCGGTGCCGGTGACCAGGGGATGATGTTCGGCTACGCCTGCGACGATACCGAGGAGCTGATGCCCGCCCCCATATCCCTGGCTCACAAGCTGGCCCGTCGTCTGTCCATGGTTCGCAAGCAGCGGATACTGCCCTACCTGAGGCCCGACGGGAAGACCCAGGTGACATTGGAGTACGTGGATGGCCGGCCGGTGCGGGTCGACACCATAGTGGTCAGCACCCAGCATCACCCGGCGGTGGATGCCTCCCAGATAGAGGCGGACATTGTGGAGCACGTGATATACCCGGTGATCCCTGCCCATCTTATGGAGAGGCGTCCCAGGATCCTGGTGAACCCCACGGGTCGCTTCGTACTTGGGGGTCCCATGGCGGACACGGGGCTCACGGGGCGCAAGATAATAGTGGACACCTACGGTGGCATGGTGCCCCACGGTGGCGGTGCCTTCTCGGGCAAGGACCCCACCAAGGTGGACCGTTCCGCCGCCTACATGGCCCGCTATGCGGCCAAGAACGTGGTGGCCGCGGGGCTAGCCAAGTCGTGCCAGATCCAGGTGGCCTACGCCATAGGGGTGGCTCACCCGGTCTCCATAATGGTTGACACCTTCGGCACCGGGGTTATCTCCGACGAGGCCCTCATGTCCCTTATCCGTGAGCACTTCGACTTCAGGCCCGGGGCCATAATAAGGGATCTGGACCTTCGCAAGCCCCAGTACAGGCGGCTTGCCGCCTATGGCCACATGGGCCGCACCGACCTGGATCCCCTTCCCGCCTGGGAGAGGACCGACAAGGCGGAGGCCTTGCGCAAGGCGGCGGAGAGGATGGCATGA